One genomic region from uncultured Cohaesibacter sp. encodes:
- a CDS encoding dihydrodipicolinate synthase family protein, whose translation MLENSDLKGVVGAAITPFTEDYEIDIEQLKRHCDALLEAGCAYTSVFGTTGEGPSLSVRQKLEALRKLADMGADMSRQIPGVMTSSLDDAVSMYVEAHKLGCRAALIIPPFYYRSAGVEGVADYYEALVKKAGNPGLDIVLYNFPHFSGIPFSVEQVKAVQNRIGSLVVGIKDSTGNLPGGLELIKAFPELSIFTGSDAILRDMVDAGGAGMIGGMTNPFAKDCVQLYLGGVSEGFVKRATMRIETVDGNGGLNVLKALMAKVYGNPAFARTMPPMEPLSSDKLAAIEAALAEAEKAL comes from the coding sequence ATGTTGGAAAATTCCGACCTTAAGGGTGTCGTCGGCGCGGCGATTACGCCGTTCACCGAGGATTATGAAATAGATATCGAACAACTGAAACGGCATTGCGATGCCCTGCTTGAAGCGGGGTGTGCCTACACGTCCGTTTTTGGAACAACAGGGGAAGGGCCCTCGTTGTCGGTGCGCCAAAAGCTTGAAGCGCTGCGCAAACTCGCCGACATGGGCGCGGATATGTCACGCCAGATCCCTGGTGTTATGACATCATCACTTGATGACGCTGTTTCCATGTATGTGGAAGCTCACAAGCTGGGATGCAGAGCAGCCCTCATTATCCCACCTTTCTACTACCGCAGTGCCGGAGTAGAAGGCGTTGCGGATTATTATGAAGCCCTTGTCAAGAAAGCGGGTAACCCCGGCCTCGACATCGTTCTTTATAATTTCCCGCATTTCAGCGGCATTCCGTTCAGCGTTGAACAGGTGAAAGCCGTTCAGAACCGCATCGGATCTCTTGTGGTTGGCATCAAAGACTCCACGGGCAATCTGCCCGGTGGTCTTGAACTGATCAAGGCATTCCCTGAGCTTTCCATTTTCACCGGCAGCGACGCAATTCTGCGCGATATGGTGGATGCTGGTGGCGCAGGCATGATCGGCGGCATGACAAACCCGTTTGCAAAGGACTGCGTGCAGCTGTATCTTGGTGGCGTTTCGGAAGGCTTCGTGAAACGCGCCACAATGCGTATTGAGACAGTGGACGGAAATGGCGGTCTGAATGTGCTGAAAGCTCTGATGGCCAAGGTTTATGGCAACCCTGCTTTCGCTCGCACCATGCCCCCTATGGAGCCCCTGTCTTCCGACAAGTTGGCAGCCATTGAAGCTGCATTGGCGGAGGCTGAAAAGGCTCTTTAG
- a CDS encoding GntR family transcriptional regulator, which produces MIAGRAMTEHADTSRSVKETAYELFQAALFDGKLKSGQLVSQKDLVKLMNLSIGALRELLPRLESEGLITVVPQRGIQITAIDLPMIRDAFQMRAALEREAVMHAVKKMPDSVLEEQRQAHLNIVKAVETGLSEAVLKRGQQIDTDFHNVLIRLTNNEILIQAYNINAIRIRLIRHDRISLTELLLPHTFTDHLAIIDAIAKRDTAAAIEAMDIHISHARQRATEL; this is translated from the coding sequence GTGATAGCAGGTCGCGCGATGACAGAACACGCCGATACTTCTCGCAGTGTCAAGGAAACAGCCTATGAACTCTTTCAAGCTGCCCTCTTTGATGGCAAGTTGAAATCCGGTCAGCTTGTTAGCCAGAAAGATCTGGTCAAGCTGATGAATTTGTCGATTGGCGCATTGCGCGAACTGCTACCACGTCTGGAATCGGAAGGTCTTATAACCGTCGTTCCCCAGCGTGGGATCCAGATCACGGCCATTGATCTTCCGATGATACGCGATGCCTTCCAGATGCGCGCTGCTCTGGAGCGGGAAGCGGTCATGCATGCGGTCAAGAAGATGCCGGATAGCGTTCTGGAAGAGCAGCGCCAAGCTCATCTCAACATTGTAAAAGCTGTGGAGACCGGGCTGTCCGAGGCCGTTTTGAAACGTGGACAGCAGATCGACACAGATTTCCACAATGTATTGATCCGCCTGACCAACAATGAAATTCTCATTCAGGCCTACAATATTAACGCAATCCGCATCAGGTTGATCCGCCATGATCGAATCAGCTTGACCGAACTGCTGCTGCCTCACACCTTCACCGACCACCTGGCTATTATTGACGCCATCGCCAAGCGCGACACAGCGGCTGCCATTGAGGCGATGGATATTCACATCTCTCATGCTCGACAGAGGGCGACGGAGCTTTAG